Part of the Chlamydia sp. 04-14 genome is shown below.
AATTGTTTTGTTTGTTGAAATTTGTTGAAATTTGTTTTTATTTAGATAAAACACTTCTTTTTTAGAAATAGTTTTACCCTGAATTCTTTCATGTTTATTCAACCACTTTAACTCTATTGCTATCTCAATACACCTGTTGATTGCGGATTCTATTTTCTTCCAATTTCTAGAAGTAATATATCGATTCATTCTTAGCGTGTAGGATAGGTTTTCAAACCCTATTTCTATTTTGTCAGGCCATTCTTTTAATCCTGAACTATTCATCTTTTTTCTGGTTGCAGTGCTGACGATCCAATCTATGAATGTATATGTGAATTTTGAAGCATTCGGAAACCTTAACTTAATTTCCTGGTACATGTTGGCAGGCTTTAGAACAAAATAAGAATCAATTTGATCTACAATGATAGGACAGGGCTCTATGATAAACCCTTTGTGTTTTTTAGAAATCAGATTAAGAAAAGGTTCTTCATCTAAAGCTTTATTTTCCTTTGGAGTTAAGCCTTCCCAACCCTCACAGATACGTAAAATAGGAGAAAACGTTTGGTAACGATCAACAACTTCCTCTCCTTTATTCCAACGTTTTCTTGTGGCGACTATCAAGTAAGGTTCGTTCCCTAGATGATATAAAGCCTCAAGAGCTATTAGAGCTTCTTTACCACCGAATTCATTCTTATTTCTGGCAGTTTTATATTTTTTTACCCCATAAGCTTCTAAGTATTCAGCTTTAGTAAATTTAATCCTTGGGATTGTACCTTCAAACTTAAATGTGTTTGTTTCCCTAGATAAATAAGATCCTTCTGAATTTCCTCTATAATTTGTAGCAGTTAAGAGTTTTTGAATAGCAGCTAAAGCGTGGTAATGTGAAGGTTGTAGATCTAGTCCTATTACTTCAATTTT
Proteins encoded:
- a CDS encoding virulence factor codes for the protein MVKSENQIIKSSLHLENQKFGRKPQLSEDQLELFSSVCTESKIEVIGLDLQPSHYHALAAIQKLLTATNYRGNSEGSYLSRETNTFKFEGTIPRIKFTKAEYLEAYGVKKYKTARNKNEFGGKEALIALEALYHLGNEPYLIVATRKRWNKGEEVVDRYQTFSPILRICEGWEGLTPKENKALDEEPFLNLISKKHKGFIIEPCPIIVDQIDSYFVLKPANMYQEIKLRFPNASKFTYTFIDWIVSTATRKKMNSSGLKEWPDKIEIGFENLSYTLRMNRYITSRNWKKIESAINRCIEIAIELKWLNKHERIQGKTISKKEVFYLNKNKFQQISTNKTIQNTTNNN